The window ACAAAACActagacaaaataaacagTAAGGACATTTTCTGTACtgaactccaatgtgcaatCAAACAACACTACGCAAAGAAGATCAAAAATGGACAGGCAGGTGGAACGACCACACCATATTGGGTAAGGGGCGATAggcaactacatatatacgtatacataaatgtatatatgtatatgtatgtatatatatgtatatgtacatatatatttttttctttcttacttttttttttttttgttctatgtttaggatgCCTTGGAGAAAGACATCAATAAGGAATTAGCGCATCtcctaaaaaatatgacGGAGGGTCAGACTGAATCGGACGTTGTCGACCTCTGCAAAGACAACGACAAATGGGATAAACTTGGccataaagaaaggaaaacaaataaagcagcttgtttactttttgcttcaggattaaaacacatttataaCCAACATAAAGGCAGTGTTAAGGGCCCTGttaagggcccatcgtttgaacaaacgatgggttgtttatttcttaaagagtatgcaaaacaattgaaagaaatggcaaatgagaagaaaagaggacatagttgggtacatcctctttgtgacatagataagggcataaaacatgcttttagcgaaagtgaaaaaattatgaagagtgTATTAGATGAATGTAGCAGTGGTCCTAATGGTATTTCTTGCTttgtatgcacacaaaacaatgattataataattgcaaaattggcgaTGACAATATAGGAAATAAAGCTAAAGATCTGTTCAAAGGCGAATCGGAACAAAACCAAATGCAACAAAccttagagaatacagtctgtcccatccttcttacggatctccttaccccttttcttcctttggctcctgtctctattggcctttctgctatggcttattacctttggaaggtaagattaaaaaattaataaaaaaaaaaagataaaaaaaaaaaaaaaaaaattttaatggacaaaattaattgttaaaaggaaaaaaaaaatttttttaatggttaaaaggaaaaaaaaaatttttttaatggttaaaagaaaaaaaaaattttttaatggttaaaaaaaaaaaaaaatttttttaatggttaaaaggaaaaaaaataaaataaaataaatgtgtaaaaagaacatttcacaatcttcttaacaaaaatatcctctctttttttttttttttttttgtagtattttggtcctcttggtaaaggaggatcacgtttcagaagatctcctgttgaaattcctggtccatcagtacaagaacaagtcctcgatcatgtggaagaagctggtccacatgaatatcgattggtgaaggaacgaaaacctcgttctgctccaacaagaacaaaacgttctggtcccgtgaatcgccgcacgattattgaaattcattttgaagtgttggacgaatgtcaaaaaggagacacacaattgaaccagaaggattttctggaacttttggttcaagaattcatgggatccgaattaatggaagaagaacaggtttcTAAGGAAGACGTTTttatggaaggtgttcctttggaacgagttcctatggaaagtgttccaagtttaggttccgtgtttatggtttagggttcacagttttaggtttagagttcagggttcagggttcagggttcatgttCTCAGGTTcgcggtttagggtttagggtttaaggtttagggttcacagtttactgttcacggtttagggttcatggtctcaggttcacagttcagggtttagagttcacagtttagggtttactgtttaagatgaaggatattgtttTCACACCttctgtctttttttttcctttttgttttttatttgttcttgaagaaaaaaaaaagaaaaaggaaaaaaaaagatttttttttccacatttatttcttattttgtttgcagaaattttttctttttttttttttggggtgaaaggacacccttttgtttatagaaaaaaaaaaaaaaaaa of the Plasmodium knowlesi strain H genome assembly, chromosome: 5 genome contains:
- a CDS encoding SICAvar, type I (fragment), which translates into the protein DALEKDINKELAHLLKNMTEGQTESDVVDLCKDNDKWDKLGHKERKTNKAACLLFASGLKHIYNQHKGSVKGPVKGPSFEQTMGCLFLKEYAKQLKEMANEKKRGHSWVHPLCDIDKGIKHAFSESEKIMKSVLDECSSGPNGISCFVCTQNNDYNNCKIGDDNIGNKAKDLFKGESEQNQMQQTLENTVCPILLTDLLTPFLPLAPVSIGLSAMAYYLWKYFGPLGKGGSRFRRSPVEIPGPSVQEQVLDHVEEAGPHEYRLVKERKPRSAPTRTKRSGPVNRRTIIEIHFEVLDECQKGDTQLNQKDFLELLVQEFMGSELMEEEQVSKEDVFMEGVPLERVPMESVPSLGSVFMV